A window of the Coturnix japonica isolate 7356 chromosome 12, Coturnix japonica 2.1, whole genome shotgun sequence genome harbors these coding sequences:
- the UBA7 gene encoding ubiquitin-like modifier-activating enzyme 7 isoform X4, translating to MPLSECRVRARRLVLGGAGRRLREAAVLVGGLRGVGAQTAAALVLAGTRRVVLHDDGAVQGGQQFLQGERSVGQNRAEASRQLLAALNPDVEVSVHRGELSEEFLAAFQVVVLTQYPLEEQLRIGDICHARGVCFIAADAKGLAGQLFCDFGEHFVVHDPAEGDPLCATVQHISQGNPGIVTCTGADKNRGHGFSDGDLVMFCGVEGMVELNSSEPCPVRVLDAFRLEIGDTSTFSPYRGGGRVSEVRPHQEHSYEPLSRALAMPRIQAGSCTELLRSHSLHAAFQALHVFCQERGCLPKPRVPEDAERVLELARELGSALGPLDEDVVRAFASVSAGELCPVASFIGALAAQEAMKAITGKFLPLEQWFYFDALECLAMEGAAGLRPEDCAPRGSCYDGQIAVFGADFQEQLGQQKYFVVGAGAIGCELLKNFAMMGLAAGPGGDVTVTDMDTVAHSNLHRQLLFREADVGKPKAEVAAAAVRLMNPDIRVTAHQAQLGPGTEKLFGNTFFQRLDAAVSALDTLRARAYLESCCIRSHTPLLDTGTEGTKGNVLAMVPPLSQPLQTGSDPADGSFPLCTLRFFPCAIEHTLQWARDEFKGLFQLPAESMNRFLRELPEEPAQWEAMVVPERVRRSLQEQPKDWGDCVRWARRHWQLRYHDSIVQLLHDVPPSHETSPGVPFWSGDRRCPHPLMFDPSNDTHLAYVEAAAQLLAHTYRLPSCGERAATQDVLCHTVLPPFVPKDRHYIPTADGVEEVEEALEPGQLLELVQELAKWKQELGEGTEAMDPISYDKDDDLHLSFITAASNLRAENYGIPPADRLTSQRIAGRIVPAIITTTAAVAALACMEVYKLVWRCRDLQCYRNSNLFLSECLLLRTQPLPAPTYWYRGKEWSCWDRLEVRAIGEDGQAMTVRELLAWLQEEYGWTVTKLLHGSTMLYDGEEDEEMRARQQAQRLSDGVQGSAELQQLELQYVCAGDQLEDACPPLLCTLP from the exons ATGCCGCTGTCTGAGTGCCGTGTCCGTGCCCGCAGGTTGGTGCTGGGCGGCGCCGGGCGGCGGCTGCGGGAGGCTGCGGTGCTGGTCGGGGGGCTGCGAGGGGTCGGAGCGCAGACGGCGGCGGCGCTGGTGCTGGCGGGGACGAGGAGGGTCGTACTGCACGATGATGGGGCGGTGCAGGGCGGGCAGCAG TTCCTCCAGGGGGAGCGCAGTGTGGGCCAGAACCGAGCCGAGGCGTCCCGGCAGCTGCTGGCCGCGCTGAACCCCGACGTGGAGGTGTCTGTGCACCGCGGGGAGCTGTCGGAGGAGTTCCTCGCTGCCTTCCAG GTGGTGGTGCTGACCCAGTACCcgctggaggagcagctccgTATCGGGGACATCTGCCATGCCAGGGGTGTCTGCTTCATCGCAGCCGATGCCAAAGGGTTGGCAGG GCAGCTCTTCTGTGACTTTGGGGAGCACTTTGTTGTCCATGATCCAGCAGAAGGGGACCCGCTCTGTGCCACCGTGCAGCACATCTCCCAG GGTAACCCGGGGATCGTAACGTGCACAGGGGCAGACAAGAACCGGGGCCACGGCTTCAGTGATGGTGATCTGGTGATGTTTTGTGGTGTGGAGGGCATGGTGGAGCTGAACAGCAGCGAGCCCTGCCCTGTACGTGTGCTGG aTGCCTTCAGGCTGGAGATCGGTGACACAAGCACCTTCTCCCCATACCGTGGGGGGGGCCGGGTCTCAGAAGTGCGGCCACACCAGGAGCACTCGTAT GAGCCCCTCAGCCGGGCACTGGCCATGCCCAGGAtccaggctgggagctgcacgGAGCTGCTGCGCAGTCACAGTCTGCACGCTGCCTTCCAGGCCCTGCACGTCTTCTGCCAGGAGCGGGGCTGCCTGCCCAAGCCCCGGGTACCT GAGGATGCTGAGCGTGTGTTGGAGCTGGCACGTGAGCTGGGCTCAGCGCTGGGCCCTCTAGATGAGGATGTTGTGAGAGCGTTTGCCAGCGTCAGCGCTGGGGAGCTGTGCCCGGTGGCATCCTTCATCGGAGCACTGGCAGCCCAGGAGGCCATGAAG GCCATCACGGGGAAGTTCCTGCCCCTGGAGCAGTGGTTTTACTTTGACGCCCTGGAGTGCCTGGCCATggagggggctgcagggctgaggcCGGAGGACTGCGCCCCG AGGGGGTCCTGCTACGATGGGCAGATCGCCGTGTTTGGGGCTGACTTCCAGGAGCAGCTGGGCCAACAGAAGTACTTTGTG GTGGGAGCCGGTGCCATCGGCTGCGAGCTGCTGAAGAACTTTGCCATGATGGGGCTGGCAGCGGGGCCAGGTGGGGATGTCACCGTCACCGACATGGACACAGTCGCACACTCCAACCTGCACCGGCAGCTTCTCTTCCGTGAGGCTGACGTGGGG AAACCAAAGGCGgaggtggctgcagctgcagtgcgGCTCATGAACCCAGATATAAGGGTGACAGCCCACCAGGCCCAGCTGGGCCCTGGCACTGAGAAGCTCTTTGGGAACACCTTCTTCCAGCGGCTggatgctgctgtcagtgcccTGGACACGCTGAGGGCCC GTGCCTACCTGGAGAGCTGCTGCATCCGCTCCCACACACCGCTGCTGGACACGGGCACAGAGGGGACAAAGGGCAACGTGCTGGCCATGGTGCCCCCCCTGAGCCAACCACTGCAGACAGGCAGTGACCCCGCGGATGGGAGCTTCCCACTGTGCACACTGCGCTTCTTTCCCTGTGCCATTGAGCATACGCTGCAG TGGGCTCGTGATGAGTTCAAGGGGCtcttccagctgcctgcagagagcATGAACCGCTTCCTGAG GGAGCTGCCAGAGGAGCCGGCGCAATGGGAGGCCATGGTGGTGCCTGAGCGGGTGCGGAggagcctgcaggagcagccaaAGGACTGGGGGGACTGTGTGCGCTGGGCCCGCCGGCACTGGCAGCTCCGCTACCACGACAGCATcgtgcagctgctgcatgaTGTGCCACCCTCACAC GAAACCAGCCCCGGTGTGCCCTTCTGGTCTGGGGACAGGAGGTGTCCCCACCCGCTGATGTTCGACCCCAGCAAT GACACCCACCTGGCATACGTGGaggctgctgcccagctcctggctcacACCTACAGGCTGCCATCGTGTGGTGAGCGGGCGGCCACGCAGGATGTCCTCTGCCACACGGTGCTGCCACCCTTCGTGCCCAAGGACAGGCACTACATCCCCACTGCAGATGGCgtggaggaggtggaggaggctCTGG AGCCTGGACAGCTGCTGGAGCTCGTGCAAGAGCTGGCAAAGTGGAAACAGGAGCTTGGAGAGGGCACAGAGGCGATGGACCCCATCAGCTATGACAAG GATGACGACCTCCACTTGAGCTTCATCACAGCTGCATCCAACCTGCGTGCAGAGAACTACGGCATCCCACCTGCCGACCGGCTGACA AGCCAGCGCATTGCTGGGCGCATCGTGCCCGccatcatcaccaccacagCGGCCGTGGCTGCCCTGGCGTGCATGGAGGTTTACAAGCTGGTGTGGAGATGCCGGGACCTCCAATGTTACCGCAACAGCAACCTGTTCCTGTCCGAGTGCCTGCTGCTCCGCACCCAGCCCCTGCCAGCCCCCACATACTGG TACAGGGGGAAGGAGTGGAGCTGCTGGGACCGGCTGGAGGTGCGTGCTATTGGGGAGGATGGGCAGGCGATGACAGTGCGGGAGCTGCTGGCCTGGCTGCAGGAAGAGTACGGGTGGACCGTCACCAAGCTCCTGCATGGCAGCACCATGCTGTACGAtggggaggaggatgaggagatGCGGGCAcggcagcaggcacagag GCTGTCAGATGGCgtgcagggctctgcagagctgcagcagctggagctgcaatACGTGTGTGCCGGGGACCAGCTGGAGGACGCCTGCCCCCCACTTCTCTGCACCCTGCCCTGA
- the UBA7 gene encoding ubiquitin-like modifier-activating enzyme 7 isoform X2 translates to MARCRYGCGCWWGVGKGSGNEDGCRLRVLTIVRVQAGVPLIGVTVGRAPVRGTGMSGGLGSGPRSYQWLWAQEGAGMGVPVMGTEEPWGGYSWEIPVLGGLGWLCLEWAVGSLFPVWFHQFSRPTSAAAPQFLQGERSVGQNRAEASRQLLAALNPDVEVSVHRGELSEEFLAAFQGCLLHRSRCQRVGRLFCDFGEHFVVHDPAEGDPLCATVQHISQGNPGIVTCTGADKNRGHGFSDGDLVMFCGVEGMVELNSSEPCPVRVLDAFRLEIGDTSTFSPYRGGGRVSEVRPHQEHSYQEPLSRALAMPRIQAGSCTELLRSHSLHAAFQALHVFCQERGCLPKPRVPEDAERVLELARELGSALGPLDEDVVRAFASVSAGELCPVASFIGALAAQEAMKAITGKFLPLEQWFYFDALECLAMEGAAGLRPEDCAPRGSCYDGQIAVFGADFQEQLGQQKYFVVGAGAIGCELLKNFAMMGLAAGPGGDVTVTDMDTVAHSNLHRQLLFREADVGKPKAEVAAAAVRLMNPDIRVTAHQAQLGPGTEKLFGNTFFQRLDAAVSALDTLRARAYLESCCIRSHTPLLDTGTEGTKGNVLAMVPPLSQPLQTGSDPADGSFPLCTLRFFPCAIEHTLQWARDEFKGLFQLPAESMNRFLRELPEEPAQWEAMVVPERVRRSLQEQPKDWGDCVRWARRHWQLRYHDSIVQLLHDVPPSHETSPGVPFWSGDRRCPHPLMFDPSNDTHLAYVEAAAQLLAHTYRLPSCGERAATQDVLCHTVLPPFVPKDRHYIPTADGVEEVEEALEPGQLLELVQELAKWKQELGEGTEAMDPISYDKDDDLHLSFITAASNLRAENYGIPPADRLTSQRIAGRIVPAIITTTAAVAALACMEVYKLVWRCRDLQCYRNSNLFLSECLLLRTQPLPAPTYWYRGKEWSCWDRLEVRAIGEDGQAMTVRELLAWLQEEYGWTVTKLLHGSTMLYDGEEDEEMRARQQAQRLSDGVQGSAELQQLELQYVCAGDQLEDACPPLLCTLP, encoded by the exons ATGGCACGGTGCAGATATGGGTGTGGGTGCTGGTGGGGTGTGGGCAAAGGTTCCGGGAATGAAGATGGGTGCAGGCTGAGGGTGCTGACAATAGTGCGAGTACAGGCAGGGGTCCCGTTAATAGGTGTGACTGTGGGCAGGGCCCCAGTAAGGGGTACAGGGATGTCTGGGGGTCTGGGAAGTGGACCTCGGTCCTATCAATGGTTGTGGGCACAAGAAGGTGCGGGGATGGGGGTTCCAGTAATGGGTACGGAGGAGCCATGGGGTGGGTACAGCTGGGAGATCCCTGTcctgggggggttggggtggctGTGCTTGGAATGGGCTGTGGGCTCCCTGTTCCCGGTGTGGTTCCATCAGTTCTCCAGGCCCACGAGTGCCGCTGCCCCGCAGTTCCTCCAGGGGGAGCGCAGTGTGGGCCAGAACCGAGCCGAGGCGTCCCGGCAGCTGCTGGCCGCGCTGAACCCCGACGTGGAGGTGTCTGTGCACCGCGGGGAGCTGTCGGAGGAGTTCCTCGCTGCCTTCCAG GGGTGTCTGCTTCATCGCAGCCGATGCCAAAGGGTTGGCAGG CTCTTCTGTGACTTTGGGGAGCACTTTGTTGTCCATGATCCAGCAGAAGGGGACCCGCTCTGTGCCACCGTGCAGCACATCTCCCAG GGTAACCCGGGGATCGTAACGTGCACAGGGGCAGACAAGAACCGGGGCCACGGCTTCAGTGATGGTGATCTGGTGATGTTTTGTGGTGTGGAGGGCATGGTGGAGCTGAACAGCAGCGAGCCCTGCCCTGTACGTGTGCTGG aTGCCTTCAGGCTGGAGATCGGTGACACAAGCACCTTCTCCCCATACCGTGGGGGGGGCCGGGTCTCAGAAGTGCGGCCACACCAGGAGCACTCGTAT CAGGAGCCCCTCAGCCGGGCACTGGCCATGCCCAGGAtccaggctgggagctgcacgGAGCTGCTGCGCAGTCACAGTCTGCACGCTGCCTTCCAGGCCCTGCACGTCTTCTGCCAGGAGCGGGGCTGCCTGCCCAAGCCCCGGGTACCT GAGGATGCTGAGCGTGTGTTGGAGCTGGCACGTGAGCTGGGCTCAGCGCTGGGCCCTCTAGATGAGGATGTTGTGAGAGCGTTTGCCAGCGTCAGCGCTGGGGAGCTGTGCCCGGTGGCATCCTTCATCGGAGCACTGGCAGCCCAGGAGGCCATGAAG GCCATCACGGGGAAGTTCCTGCCCCTGGAGCAGTGGTTTTACTTTGACGCCCTGGAGTGCCTGGCCATggagggggctgcagggctgaggcCGGAGGACTGCGCCCCG AGGGGGTCCTGCTACGATGGGCAGATCGCCGTGTTTGGGGCTGACTTCCAGGAGCAGCTGGGCCAACAGAAGTACTTTGTG GTGGGAGCCGGTGCCATCGGCTGCGAGCTGCTGAAGAACTTTGCCATGATGGGGCTGGCAGCGGGGCCAGGTGGGGATGTCACCGTCACCGACATGGACACAGTCGCACACTCCAACCTGCACCGGCAGCTTCTCTTCCGTGAGGCTGACGTGGGG AAACCAAAGGCGgaggtggctgcagctgcagtgcgGCTCATGAACCCAGATATAAGGGTGACAGCCCACCAGGCCCAGCTGGGCCCTGGCACTGAGAAGCTCTTTGGGAACACCTTCTTCCAGCGGCTggatgctgctgtcagtgcccTGGACACGCTGAGGGCCC GTGCCTACCTGGAGAGCTGCTGCATCCGCTCCCACACACCGCTGCTGGACACGGGCACAGAGGGGACAAAGGGCAACGTGCTGGCCATGGTGCCCCCCCTGAGCCAACCACTGCAGACAGGCAGTGACCCCGCGGATGGGAGCTTCCCACTGTGCACACTGCGCTTCTTTCCCTGTGCCATTGAGCATACGCTGCAG TGGGCTCGTGATGAGTTCAAGGGGCtcttccagctgcctgcagagagcATGAACCGCTTCCTGAG GGAGCTGCCAGAGGAGCCGGCGCAATGGGAGGCCATGGTGGTGCCTGAGCGGGTGCGGAggagcctgcaggagcagccaaAGGACTGGGGGGACTGTGTGCGCTGGGCCCGCCGGCACTGGCAGCTCCGCTACCACGACAGCATcgtgcagctgctgcatgaTGTGCCACCCTCACAC GAAACCAGCCCCGGTGTGCCCTTCTGGTCTGGGGACAGGAGGTGTCCCCACCCGCTGATGTTCGACCCCAGCAAT GACACCCACCTGGCATACGTGGaggctgctgcccagctcctggctcacACCTACAGGCTGCCATCGTGTGGTGAGCGGGCGGCCACGCAGGATGTCCTCTGCCACACGGTGCTGCCACCCTTCGTGCCCAAGGACAGGCACTACATCCCCACTGCAGATGGCgtggaggaggtggaggaggctCTGG AGCCTGGACAGCTGCTGGAGCTCGTGCAAGAGCTGGCAAAGTGGAAACAGGAGCTTGGAGAGGGCACAGAGGCGATGGACCCCATCAGCTATGACAAG GATGACGACCTCCACTTGAGCTTCATCACAGCTGCATCCAACCTGCGTGCAGAGAACTACGGCATCCCACCTGCCGACCGGCTGACA AGCCAGCGCATTGCTGGGCGCATCGTGCCCGccatcatcaccaccacagCGGCCGTGGCTGCCCTGGCGTGCATGGAGGTTTACAAGCTGGTGTGGAGATGCCGGGACCTCCAATGTTACCGCAACAGCAACCTGTTCCTGTCCGAGTGCCTGCTGCTCCGCACCCAGCCCCTGCCAGCCCCCACATACTGG TACAGGGGGAAGGAGTGGAGCTGCTGGGACCGGCTGGAGGTGCGTGCTATTGGGGAGGATGGGCAGGCGATGACAGTGCGGGAGCTGCTGGCCTGGCTGCAGGAAGAGTACGGGTGGACCGTCACCAAGCTCCTGCATGGCAGCACCATGCTGTACGAtggggaggaggatgaggagatGCGGGCAcggcagcaggcacagag GCTGTCAGATGGCgtgcagggctctgcagagctgcagcagctggagctgcaatACGTGTGTGCCGGGGACCAGCTGGAGGACGCCTGCCCCCCACTTCTCTGCACCCTGCCCTGA
- the UBA7 gene encoding ubiquitin-like modifier-activating enzyme 7 isoform X5 — protein sequence MVVGTRRCGDGGSSNGYGGAMGWVQLGDPCPGGVGVAVLGMGCGLPVPGVVPSVLQAHECRCPAVPPGGAQCGPEPSRGVPAAAGRAEPRRGGVCAPRGAVGGVPRCLPGGGADPVPAGGAAPYRGHLPCQGCLLHRSRCQRVGRLFCDFGEHFVVHDPAEGDPLCATVQHISQGNPGIVTCTGADKNRGHGFSDGDLVMFCGVEGMVELNSSEPCPVRVLDAFRLEIGDTSTFSPYRGGGRVSEVRPHQEHSYQEPLSRALAMPRIQAGSCTELLRSHSLHAAFQALHVFCQERGCLPKPRVPEDAERVLELARELGSALGPLDEDVVRAFASVSAGELCPVASFIGALAAQEAMKAITGKFLPLEQWFYFDALECLAMEGAAGLRPEDCAPRGSCYDGQIAVFGADFQEQLGQQKYFVVGAGAIGCELLKNFAMMGLAAGPGGDVTVTDMDTVAHSNLHRQLLFREADVGKPKAEVAAAAVRLMNPDIRVTAHQAQLGPGTEKLFGNTFFQRLDAAVSALDTLRARAYLESCCIRSHTPLLDTGTEGTKGNVLAMVPPLSQPLQTGSDPADGSFPLCTLRFFPCAIEHTLQWARDEFKGLFQLPAESMNRFLRELPEEPAQWEAMVVPERVRRSLQEQPKDWGDCVRWARRHWQLRYHDSIVQLLHDVPPSHETSPGVPFWSGDRRCPHPLMFDPSNDTHLAYVEAAAQLLAHTYRLPSCGERAATQDVLCHTVLPPFVPKDRHYIPTADGVEEVEEALEPGQLLELVQELAKWKQELGEGTEAMDPISYDKDDDLHLSFITAASNLRAENYGIPPADRLTSQRIAGRIVPAIITTTAAVAALACMEVYKLVWRCRDLQCYRNSNLFLSECLLLRTQPLPAPTYWYRGKEWSCWDRLEVRAIGEDGQAMTVRELLAWLQEEYGWTVTKLLHGSTMLYDGEEDEEMRARQQAQRLSDGVQGSAELQQLELQYVCAGDQLEDACPPLLCTLP from the exons ATGGTTGTGGGCACAAGAAGGTGCGGGGATGGGGGTTCCAGTAATGGGTACGGAGGAGCCATGGGGTGGGTACAGCTGGGAGATCCCTGTcctgggggggttggggtggctGTGCTTGGAATGGGCTGTGGGCTCCCTGTTCCCGGTGTGGTTCCATCAGTTCTCCAGGCCCACGAGTGCCGCTGCCCCGCAGTTCCTCCAGGGGGAGCGCAGTGTGGGCCAGAACCGAGCCGAGGCGTCCCGGCAGCTGCTGGCCGCGCTGAACCCCGACGTGGAGGTGTCTGTGCACCGCGGGGAGCTGTCGGAGGAGTTCCTCGCTGCCTTCCAG GTGGTGGTGCTGACCCAGTACCcgctggaggagcagctccgTATCGGGGACATCTGCCATGCCAGGGGTGTCTGCTTCATCGCAGCCGATGCCAAAGGGTTGGCAGG CTCTTCTGTGACTTTGGGGAGCACTTTGTTGTCCATGATCCAGCAGAAGGGGACCCGCTCTGTGCCACCGTGCAGCACATCTCCCAG GGTAACCCGGGGATCGTAACGTGCACAGGGGCAGACAAGAACCGGGGCCACGGCTTCAGTGATGGTGATCTGGTGATGTTTTGTGGTGTGGAGGGCATGGTGGAGCTGAACAGCAGCGAGCCCTGCCCTGTACGTGTGCTGG aTGCCTTCAGGCTGGAGATCGGTGACACAAGCACCTTCTCCCCATACCGTGGGGGGGGCCGGGTCTCAGAAGTGCGGCCACACCAGGAGCACTCGTAT CAGGAGCCCCTCAGCCGGGCACTGGCCATGCCCAGGAtccaggctgggagctgcacgGAGCTGCTGCGCAGTCACAGTCTGCACGCTGCCTTCCAGGCCCTGCACGTCTTCTGCCAGGAGCGGGGCTGCCTGCCCAAGCCCCGGGTACCT GAGGATGCTGAGCGTGTGTTGGAGCTGGCACGTGAGCTGGGCTCAGCGCTGGGCCCTCTAGATGAGGATGTTGTGAGAGCGTTTGCCAGCGTCAGCGCTGGGGAGCTGTGCCCGGTGGCATCCTTCATCGGAGCACTGGCAGCCCAGGAGGCCATGAAG GCCATCACGGGGAAGTTCCTGCCCCTGGAGCAGTGGTTTTACTTTGACGCCCTGGAGTGCCTGGCCATggagggggctgcagggctgaggcCGGAGGACTGCGCCCCG AGGGGGTCCTGCTACGATGGGCAGATCGCCGTGTTTGGGGCTGACTTCCAGGAGCAGCTGGGCCAACAGAAGTACTTTGTG GTGGGAGCCGGTGCCATCGGCTGCGAGCTGCTGAAGAACTTTGCCATGATGGGGCTGGCAGCGGGGCCAGGTGGGGATGTCACCGTCACCGACATGGACACAGTCGCACACTCCAACCTGCACCGGCAGCTTCTCTTCCGTGAGGCTGACGTGGGG AAACCAAAGGCGgaggtggctgcagctgcagtgcgGCTCATGAACCCAGATATAAGGGTGACAGCCCACCAGGCCCAGCTGGGCCCTGGCACTGAGAAGCTCTTTGGGAACACCTTCTTCCAGCGGCTggatgctgctgtcagtgcccTGGACACGCTGAGGGCCC GTGCCTACCTGGAGAGCTGCTGCATCCGCTCCCACACACCGCTGCTGGACACGGGCACAGAGGGGACAAAGGGCAACGTGCTGGCCATGGTGCCCCCCCTGAGCCAACCACTGCAGACAGGCAGTGACCCCGCGGATGGGAGCTTCCCACTGTGCACACTGCGCTTCTTTCCCTGTGCCATTGAGCATACGCTGCAG TGGGCTCGTGATGAGTTCAAGGGGCtcttccagctgcctgcagagagcATGAACCGCTTCCTGAG GGAGCTGCCAGAGGAGCCGGCGCAATGGGAGGCCATGGTGGTGCCTGAGCGGGTGCGGAggagcctgcaggagcagccaaAGGACTGGGGGGACTGTGTGCGCTGGGCCCGCCGGCACTGGCAGCTCCGCTACCACGACAGCATcgtgcagctgctgcatgaTGTGCCACCCTCACAC GAAACCAGCCCCGGTGTGCCCTTCTGGTCTGGGGACAGGAGGTGTCCCCACCCGCTGATGTTCGACCCCAGCAAT GACACCCACCTGGCATACGTGGaggctgctgcccagctcctggctcacACCTACAGGCTGCCATCGTGTGGTGAGCGGGCGGCCACGCAGGATGTCCTCTGCCACACGGTGCTGCCACCCTTCGTGCCCAAGGACAGGCACTACATCCCCACTGCAGATGGCgtggaggaggtggaggaggctCTGG AGCCTGGACAGCTGCTGGAGCTCGTGCAAGAGCTGGCAAAGTGGAAACAGGAGCTTGGAGAGGGCACAGAGGCGATGGACCCCATCAGCTATGACAAG GATGACGACCTCCACTTGAGCTTCATCACAGCTGCATCCAACCTGCGTGCAGAGAACTACGGCATCCCACCTGCCGACCGGCTGACA AGCCAGCGCATTGCTGGGCGCATCGTGCCCGccatcatcaccaccacagCGGCCGTGGCTGCCCTGGCGTGCATGGAGGTTTACAAGCTGGTGTGGAGATGCCGGGACCTCCAATGTTACCGCAACAGCAACCTGTTCCTGTCCGAGTGCCTGCTGCTCCGCACCCAGCCCCTGCCAGCCCCCACATACTGG TACAGGGGGAAGGAGTGGAGCTGCTGGGACCGGCTGGAGGTGCGTGCTATTGGGGAGGATGGGCAGGCGATGACAGTGCGGGAGCTGCTGGCCTGGCTGCAGGAAGAGTACGGGTGGACCGTCACCAAGCTCCTGCATGGCAGCACCATGCTGTACGAtggggaggaggatgaggagatGCGGGCAcggcagcaggcacagag GCTGTCAGATGGCgtgcagggctctgcagagctgcagcagctggagctgcaatACGTGTGTGCCGGGGACCAGCTGGAGGACGCCTGCCCCCCACTTCTCTGCACCCTGCCCTGA